One Solanum pennellii chromosome 10, SPENNV200 genomic region harbors:
- the LOC107001744 gene encoding O-fucosyltransferase 6-like, with translation MKNRKHHRETTVFLGFPIILLYRRRSNIFQLVPLFTALSVVVLILFVLISYISPPIDSRHDQFISLFYNGTEPRRNLLEEQVIQEPVEGGRLSRDIWNSKKSNLYHGCSIASDEFPTAEVNTLPNRYLLIATSGGLNQQRTGIIDAVVAAHILNAVLVIPKLDKQSYWKDSSNFSEIFDVNWFISYLSKDVKIVKDLPRMGNELIIPHTTRVPRKCNAECYQTRIRPILNKKHAVQLTKFDYRLSNHLDTELQKLRCRVNYHALKFTDPIIEMGKKLVERIRKKSQHFLALHLRFESDMLAFSGCYYGGGDKERRELGIIRKRWKALRVTNPDKERKNGKCPLTPEEVGLMLRALGFGNDVHIYIASGEIYGGEETLAPLKAFFPNFYTKETLASKEELAPFSSFSSRMAALDFIVCDESDVFVSNNNGNMARMLAGRRRYFGHKPTIRPNAKKLYKMFNDRNNMTWEEFSSHVQKQQIGFMGDPMEVKPGRGEFHENPSACICEDTNVKAREDVTIPRSPAMIFEEGTVSAADGTRKSFGEVTDRHIIEDEQYWFDTDYMENEIGRIQSIGGATISLR, from the exons ATGAAGAACAGAAAACATCACCGTGAAACGACGGTGTTTTTAGGATTTCCGATCATTCTTTTATACCGGAGACGGAGCAACATTTTCCAGCTTGTTCCTTTGTTTACAGCTTTATCTGTTGTTGTTCTCATTCTATTTGTGTTGATTTCATATATATCTCCTCCCATAGATAGCCGCCATGATCAGTTCATCAGCTTG TTCTATAATGGAACAGAGCCCCGAAGGAACCTACTTGAAGAACAAGTGATTCAGGAACCA GTGGAAGGAGGGAGATTAAGTCGAGATATATGGAATTCGAAGAAATCTAATCTCTACCATGGTTGCAGTATTGCCAGTGATGAGTTTCCAA CTGCTGAGGTTAATACACTTCCTAATAGGTACTTGTTGATTGCAACTAGTGGAGGCTTGAATCAACAGAGAACAGGG ATTATTGATGCTGTTGTGGCTGCTCATATCTTGAATGCCGTCCTTGTAATTCCAAAGCTGGATAAACAATCCTATTGGAAGGATTCAAG CAACTTCTCTGAAATTTTTGATGTCAACTGGTTTATTTCGTACCTTTCAAAGGATGTCAAAATTGTTAAGGATCTCCCTAGAATGGGAAATGAACTCATAATTCCGCACACAACACGTGTTCCAAGGAAGTGCAATGCTGAGTGTTATCAGACTCGTATCCGgccaattttaaataaaaagcaT GCTGTTCAGTTAACAAAATTTGATTACAGACTCTCCAATCATTTGGATACGGAGCTACAGAAGCTGAGATGTAGAGTCAACTATCACGCACTGAAGTTTACTGATCCCATAATTGAAATGGGAAAAAAATTGGTTGAGAGGATAAGAAAGAAAAGCCAGCACTTCCTTGCGCTGCATCTAAG GTTTGAATCAGACATGCTAGCATTCTCTGGATGCTACTATGGTGGAGGAGACAAGGAAAGGCGAGAACTGGGTATAATACGAAAGAGGTGGAAGGCATTACGT GTAACAAATCCagataaagaaagaaagaacgGCAAATGCCCACTAACTCCTGAGGAAGTTGGCCTTATGCTTAGAGCACTTGGTTTTGGTAATGATGTTCATATTTATATTGCATCAGGGGAAATCTATGGAGGCGAGGAGACGTTGGCTCCTCTCAAGGCTTTCTTTCCAAATTTTTATACCAAAGAGACACTTGCCAGCAAGGAAGAGCTGGcaccattttcttctttttcttccagGATGGCTGCTTTAGATTTCATTGTTTGTGATGAGAGTGATGTCTTTGTTTCAAATAACAATGGAAATATGGCACGAATGCTTGCTGGACGAAG GCGATATTTCGGTCACAAGCCAACCATCCGTCCAAATGCGAAGAAGCTTTATAAGATGTTTAATGATCGAAATAACATGACATGGGAAGAGTTCAGCTCACATGTTCAAAAACAGCAAATAGGTTTCATGGGAGACCCAATGGAGGTAAAGCCAGGCAGGGGCGAGTTTCATGAAAATCCATCAGCATGCATTTGTGAAGATACCAATGTCAAGGCTAGAGAAGATGTAACTATTCCCCGAAGTCCTGCCATGATCTTTGAAGAAGGTACTGTTTCTGCTGCTGATGGTACCAGGAAATCTTTTGGAGAAGTGACCGATAGACACATTATTGAGGATGAGCAATATTGGTTTGATACAGATTATATGGAGAATGAAATTGGAAGAATTCAGAGCATTGGCGGAGCCACAATTTCACTAAGGTAG
- the LOC107002522 gene encoding isocitrate dehydrogenase [NAD] regulatory subunit 1, mitochondrial, whose amino-acid sequence MAKRTLPILKHFLTSSSPSPSHALTSVRSVTYMPRPGDGTPRAVTLIPGDGIGPLVTGAVEQVMEAMHAPVYFERYDVHGDMKNMPPDVMDSIRKNKVCLKGGLKTPVGGGVSSLNVQLRKELDLYASLVHCFNLKGLPTRHENVDIVVIRENTEGEYSGLEHEVVPGVVESLKVMTKFCSERIAKYAFEYAYLNNRKVVTAVHKANIMKLADGLFLESCREIASKYPGIKYNEIIVDNCCMQLVSKPEQFDVMVTPNLYGNLVANTAAGIAGGTGVMPGGNVGADHAVFEQGASAGNVGNEKILEQKKANPIALFLSSAMMLRHLQFPSFADRLETSVKRVIAEGKYMTKDLGGDCTTQEITDAVIANLD is encoded by the exons ATGGCTAAGCGAACCCTACCCATCCTCAAACACTTTCTCACCTCCTCATCTCCATCTCCATCTCATGCCTTAACATCCGTCCGATCCGTTACCTACATGCCCCGACCCGGTGATGGCACTCCACGAGCCGTCACACTCATCCCCGGTGACGGGATCGGACCTCTAGTAACCGGTGCTGTTGAACAAGTCATGGAGGCGATGCACGCTCCTGTGTACTTTGAGCGTTATGATGTTCATGGAGACATGAAGAATATGCCTCCGGATGTGATGGATTCGATCCGGAAGAATAAGGTCTGTTTAAAAGGAGGTTTGAAGACGCCTGTGGGTGGTGGTGTTAGTTCTCTTAATGTTCAGCTTAGGAAAGAGCTTGATCTATATGCTTCCCTTGTTCACTGCTTCAACTTGAAAGGCCTTCCTACGCGTCATGAGaatgttgatattgttgttattaGGGAGAATACTGAGGGGGAATATTCCGGATTGGAGCATGAGGTTGTTCCCGGTGTTGTAGAGAGTCTCAAG GTGATGACAAAGTTTTGCTCAGAAAGAATTGCTAAATATGCCTTTGAATATGCATACCTCAACAATCGGAAGGTAGTGACTGCTGTGCACAAAGCAAACATTATGAAACTTGCTGATGGTTTATTTTTGGAGTCTTGTCGAGAGATCGCAAGCAAATACCCTGGGATCAAGTACAATGAGATAATTGTGGACAACTGTTGCATGCAACTTGTATCAAAGCCTGAGCAATTTGATGTTATG GTCACCCCTAATCTCTACGGAAATCTGGTAGCAAATACAGCAGCTGGTATTGCTGGAGGCACAGGTGTTATGCCAGGAG GCAATGTGGGGGCTGACCATGCCGTGTTTGAGCAAGGTGCTTCAGCAGGAAATGTAGGAAATGAAAAGATACTAGAGCAAAAGAAGGCAAACCCAATTGCCTTGTTTCTTTCATCAGCCATGATGTTGAGACATCTGCAGTTTCCTTCATTTGCAGATAGACTAGAGACTTCAGTGAAGCGTGTAATTGCCGAAGGTAAATACATGACCAAAGATCTTGGTGGAGACTGCACCACCCAAGAAATCACGGATGCTGTCATTGCAAATCTGGACTAA